A section of the Neorhizobium galegae bv. orientalis str. HAMBI 540 genome encodes:
- a CDS encoding sensor histidine kinase, which yields MPFLKSTFARSSLLMLLVGGAILLAIVLSSFILARTTQVYFQDVVKLRELRSAAADMQLFLRAAESGQRGFVLTQDAEFLIPYTTASTVIPRLRERLKRAAGNLDAMHVPFAQLDPLIDDKLAEMQSTVEMVQKGNAIGAIEVIRGAYGRQLMEGITTILGTLLRDTDGRIETGVDDLNDSALALQWITIGGGLMIILVIGGAILIVGQHVRELQRARSEVEELNAGLEERVNERSEDLIQANREIQRYAYIVSHDLRAPLVNIMGFTSELDASLKSISTYVLADGTPLSETDVNDARVAVEQDLPEAIAFIRSSTKKMDGLINAILKISRDGRRELKPERIDLGELLEATAASIYHQVSEAGGEVNISVAQARGLITDRFSLEQIFGNLFDNAVKYKHSDRPLNLSVKAMPLGRAAIRIEVSDNGRGIAPEDHERVFELFRRSGVQDQQGEGIGLAHVRSLVRNLGGEITVTSTLGGGATFVIRLPTDLSQYVRSNGS from the coding sequence ATGCCCTTTTTGAAATCCACCTTCGCCCGATCTTCGCTGTTGATGCTTCTGGTCGGGGGCGCCATCCTGTTGGCGATCGTGCTGTCCTCCTTCATCCTGGCACGGACAACGCAGGTCTATTTCCAGGACGTGGTGAAGCTGCGCGAGCTTCGAAGTGCTGCCGCGGACATGCAGCTTTTCCTGCGGGCCGCCGAATCCGGCCAGCGTGGTTTCGTGCTGACGCAGGATGCTGAATTCCTGATACCCTATACGACCGCGAGCACGGTTATTCCGCGACTGCGCGAGCGGCTGAAAAGGGCTGCCGGCAATCTGGACGCCATGCACGTCCCATTTGCCCAACTCGATCCGCTGATCGACGACAAGCTCGCCGAGATGCAGTCGACGGTGGAGATGGTGCAGAAGGGCAATGCCATCGGGGCGATCGAAGTCATCCGCGGCGCCTATGGCCGGCAGCTGATGGAAGGCATCACGACAATCCTCGGCACGCTGCTCCGTGACACGGACGGGCGGATCGAGACCGGGGTCGACGACCTCAATGATTCGGCATTGGCGCTGCAGTGGATCACCATCGGCGGCGGACTGATGATCATCCTCGTCATCGGCGGTGCGATCCTGATCGTCGGCCAGCATGTCCGCGAGCTTCAGCGGGCGCGCTCCGAGGTCGAGGAGCTCAATGCCGGGCTCGAGGAGCGCGTCAACGAGCGCTCCGAGGACCTGATCCAGGCGAACCGCGAAATCCAGCGTTATGCCTATATCGTCTCGCACGACCTGCGTGCGCCGCTGGTCAACATCATGGGTTTCACCAGCGAACTCGACGCAAGCCTCAAGTCGATCAGCACCTATGTACTGGCCGACGGGACGCCGCTGTCGGAAACCGACGTGAACGATGCCCGTGTCGCCGTCGAGCAGGACCTGCCGGAGGCGATCGCCTTCATCCGCTCGTCCACCAAAAAGATGGACGGGCTGATCAACGCCATCCTGAAGATTTCCCGCGACGGGCGGCGCGAACTGAAGCCGGAGAGGATCGATCTCGGGGAGCTTCTCGAAGCGACCGCCGCCAGCATCTACCATCAGGTCAGCGAAGCGGGCGGCGAGGTGAATATTTCGGTCGCCCAGGCGCGGGGCCTTATTACCGACCGATTTTCGCTGGAACAGATTTTCGGCAATCTCTTCGACAATGCGGTGAAATACAAACATTCGGATCGGCCGTTGAACCTGTCGGTCAAGGCCATGCCGCTTGGCCGCGCTGCGATAAGAATAGAGGTTTCAGACAATGGCCGGGGCATCGCTCCGGAGGACCACGAGAGGGTTTTCGAGCTTTTCCGCCGCTCGGGGGTTCAGGACCAACAGGGCGAGGGTATCGGTCTTGCGCATGTGCGTTCATTAGTTAGAAATTTAGGCGGTGAGATTACGGTGACGTCCACTTTGGGCGGCGGGGCGACGTTCGTCATCCGGTTGCCCACGGATCTGTCCCAGTATGTCAGGAGTAACGGGTCATGA
- a CDS encoding DEAD/DEAH box helicase gives MTDYNGAVPAIAKALAKRGYVTLTPVQKSMLDPALTFSDALVSAQTGSGKTVAFGLAIAPTLLGDAEKFGPARQPLALVIAPTRELAMQVTRELEWLYEMTGAVITSCVGGMDIRSERRALERGAHIVVGTPGRLCDHIRRNALDMSALKVAVLDEADEMLDLGFREDLEFILDSAPAERRTLMFSATVPAAIAKLAKSYQRDAVRIATSAEEKQHVDIEYRALAVASADRENAIINVLRYYEATNAIVFCSTRAAVNHLTARFNNRNFAVVALSGELTQNERTHALQAMRDGRARVCIATDVAARGIDLPGLDLVIHADLPSNPETLLHRSGRTGRAGRKGISALIVPVNARRKAERLLAGAGISATWDRPPSAEDVMRRDDERLLADPIFSEKPREEEQDLIAKLVASHGAEKLASAFVNLYRTKYSAPEDLIEISVQQDTRKPRERAGGEGDFPMTPRPSRDEFGPAIWFSLSVGRKQNAEPRWLIPMLCRNGNVTKREIGAIKMQQDETFVEIAADHADAFMQAVGKDKALERGIRVTRLTSAPDLSRPAPAKPYVKKSYDDRPKEPHGDDWAKGKPRKNTSNAAGPGGPKAAEARDGKPFNKDAKPFRKDAQPFKKDDKPFKKKDKPKLANSSNFERRK, from the coding sequence ATGACCGATTACAACGGCGCCGTCCCGGCGATCGCCAAGGCGTTGGCGAAGCGGGGCTATGTAACGCTGACCCCCGTCCAGAAATCCATGCTCGACCCCGCGCTCACCTTCTCCGACGCGCTGGTTTCGGCGCAGACCGGCTCGGGCAAGACCGTTGCCTTCGGCCTTGCGATCGCACCGACATTGCTCGGCGACGCGGAAAAATTCGGCCCGGCGCGGCAGCCCTTGGCGCTCGTCATTGCCCCGACCCGCGAACTGGCGATGCAGGTCACCCGCGAGCTGGAATGGCTTTACGAGATGACCGGCGCGGTCATCACCAGCTGCGTTGGCGGCATGGACATCCGCAGCGAACGGCGCGCGCTTGAGCGCGGCGCCCATATCGTCGTCGGCACGCCCGGCCGCCTTTGCGACCATATCCGCCGCAATGCGCTCGACATGTCGGCCCTCAAGGTCGCCGTGCTCGACGAGGCGGACGAGATGCTCGATCTCGGTTTCCGCGAGGACCTGGAATTCATCCTGGACTCGGCCCCTGCCGAGCGCCGCACGCTGATGTTCTCGGCGACCGTGCCTGCCGCCATCGCCAAGCTCGCCAAGAGCTATCAGCGCGACGCGGTCCGTATCGCTACCTCTGCCGAGGAAAAGCAGCATGTCGATATCGAGTATCGCGCGCTTGCCGTCGCATCGGCCGACCGCGAAAATGCGATCATCAACGTGCTTCGTTATTACGAAGCGACCAACGCGATCGTGTTCTGCTCGACCCGTGCGGCCGTCAATCATCTGACGGCCCGGTTCAACAACCGCAATTTCGCTGTCGTGGCGCTCTCCGGCGAGCTGACGCAGAACGAGCGGACCCATGCGCTGCAGGCGATGCGCGATGGCCGCGCCCGCGTCTGCATCGCGACCGACGTCGCCGCCCGCGGCATCGACCTGCCGGGTCTCGACCTCGTCATCCATGCCGACCTGCCGAGCAATCCGGAAACGCTGCTTCACCGCAGCGGCCGAACCGGCCGCGCCGGACGCAAGGGCATCAGCGCGCTGATCGTGCCGGTCAACGCCCGCCGCAAGGCCGAGCGCCTGCTGGCGGGTGCCGGTATTTCCGCCACTTGGGACCGTCCGCCGTCTGCCGAAGATGTGATGCGCCGCGACGACGAGCGTCTGCTGGCCGATCCGATCTTTAGCGAAAAGCCGCGCGAGGAAGAACAGGACCTCATCGCAAAGCTGGTTGCGAGCCATGGCGCGGAAAAGCTGGCGTCCGCCTTCGTCAATCTCTACCGCACCAAATATTCGGCGCCCGAGGATCTGATCGAGATCTCGGTGCAGCAGGATACCCGCAAGCCGCGCGAGCGCGCCGGCGGCGAGGGCGATTTCCCGATGACCCCGCGCCCGTCGCGCGACGAGTTCGGCCCGGCCATATGGTTCTCGCTATCGGTTGGCCGCAAGCAGAATGCCGAGCCGCGCTGGCTGATCCCGATGCTCTGCCGCAACGGCAACGTCACCAAGCGTGAGATCGGCGCGATCAAGATGCAGCAGGACGAGACCTTCGTCGAGATCGCCGCCGATCATGCCGACGCCTTCATGCAGGCGGTTGGCAAGGACAAGGCGCTGGAACGCGGCATCCGCGTCACCCGGCTGACCAGCGCCCCGGACCTCAGCCGTCCGGCACCGGCCAAGCCCTATGTCAAGAAGTCCTACGACGATCGCCCGAAAGAGCCTCACGGCGATGACTGGGCGAAGGGCAAGCCGCGGAAGAATACGTCCAACGCGGCAGGCCCTGGCGGCCCCAAGGCAGCCGAGGCACGCGACGGAAAGCCCTTCAACAAGGATGCCAAGCCGTTTCGCAAGGACGCCCAGCCCTTCAAGAAGGACGACAAGCCTTTCAAGAAGAAGGACAAGCCGAAACTGGCCAACAGCAGCAATTTCGAGCGCCGGAAGTAG
- a CDS encoding 5-formyltetrahydrofolate cyclo-ligase, with the protein MTDVLKTKAELRAARLAARDAIPPVERIEKSLLIASHGAEAISLDAGAIVSGFLPIRSEVDVRPLMAHLRNRSARLCVPVILDKKTIVFRELVRGGELVPGVFGTFGPGPDAAELEPQVMLVPLSAFDAGGHRIGYGGGYYDRAIHRLQQKGLNPTLIGIAFDCQEVASVPVEPHDIRLDAVLTESGYRPFEDMGRAQIG; encoded by the coding sequence ATGACGGACGTCTTGAAGACCAAGGCGGAGCTTCGTGCCGCGCGGCTAGCCGCACGGGATGCCATTCCGCCGGTCGAGCGCATCGAGAAGAGCCTTCTTATTGCATCGCATGGGGCCGAAGCAATCAGTCTCGACGCCGGCGCAATCGTTTCGGGCTTCCTGCCGATCCGCTCGGAAGTCGATGTGCGGCCGCTGATGGCGCATCTCAGGAATCGTAGCGCGCGGCTCTGCGTGCCCGTCATCCTCGACAAGAAGACGATCGTATTCCGCGAACTGGTGCGCGGCGGCGAGCTGGTGCCGGGCGTGTTCGGCACGTTCGGCCCGGGGCCGGACGCGGCCGAGCTTGAGCCGCAAGTGATGCTGGTTCCGCTCTCCGCTTTCGATGCCGGTGGGCACCGGATCGGCTATGGCGGCGGCTATTACGACCGGGCGATCCACCGCCTGCAGCAAAAAGGCCTGAACCCGACGCTGATCGGGATTGCCTTCGACTGCCAGGAAGTGGCATCAGTTCCCGTCGAACCTCATGATATCAGACTAGACGCTGTCCTGACGGAAAGCGGTTACCGGCCCTTCGAAGACATGGGCCGCGCACAGATTGGATAA
- a CDS encoding hemolysin family protein: MSELAVVSSRPVRLRIMAEQGNRGAATAMRLAEDPGRFLSSVQIGITLVGVLSGAFSGATLGARLTTWFEAQGMADNLADWLGVGTVVVIITYLSLIVGELVPKQIALRAPEAVAARVAPAMKMLATVGAPIVWFLDVSGRIVLSLLGQRGESGDRVTDEEIRTVLAEAQSAGVIETEESAMISGVMRLADRTARGLMTPRRDVEVIDIEDNSDEIREQLRATQRSRLPIRNGSSDEILGTLFVKDAYDFIAGGKTLDIRGIMREAPVVSDLTGALDVIQALRRAPAHMVLVYDEYGHFEGIITSGDILEAITGVFQEENDEEPAIVARDDGSFLIAGWMPVDEFSDQMGFSLGDDPGYETVAGFVLDEMKRLPELGESFTKNGWTFEVIDLDGRRIDKLLVKRSDKV, encoded by the coding sequence ATGTCGGAACTTGCCGTCGTCTCCTCCCGTCCGGTGCGACTCCGGATCATGGCCGAACAGGGCAATCGCGGTGCCGCCACAGCCATGCGGCTTGCGGAAGATCCCGGCCGCTTCCTCTCCTCCGTTCAGATCGGCATCACCCTCGTCGGCGTGCTGTCCGGTGCATTCTCGGGCGCCACGCTCGGCGCGCGATTGACCACCTGGTTCGAGGCGCAGGGCATGGCGGACAATCTCGCCGACTGGCTGGGCGTCGGCACCGTCGTCGTCATCATCACTTATTTGTCGCTGATCGTCGGCGAACTGGTGCCGAAGCAGATAGCGCTGCGCGCGCCGGAGGCGGTTGCCGCCCGTGTCGCGCCCGCCATGAAAATGCTGGCGACCGTTGGCGCGCCGATCGTCTGGTTCCTCGATGTTTCCGGCCGAATCGTCCTCAGCCTGCTTGGCCAGAGGGGCGAGTCGGGCGACCGGGTCACCGACGAGGAAATCCGCACCGTGCTTGCCGAAGCCCAGAGCGCCGGCGTGATCGAGACGGAAGAATCCGCCATGATCTCCGGCGTCATGCGGCTTGCCGACCGCACCGCGCGCGGCCTGATGACGCCGCGGCGCGATGTCGAGGTCATCGATATCGAAGACAATTCGGACGAAATCCGCGAACAGCTGCGTGCCACGCAGCGTTCCCGCCTGCCGATCCGCAACGGCAGTTCCGACGAAATCCTCGGCACGCTGTTCGTCAAGGACGCTTACGATTTCATCGCCGGCGGCAAGACGCTGGATATCCGCGGCATCATGCGCGAAGCGCCCGTCGTCTCGGACCTCACCGGTGCGCTCGACGTCATCCAGGCGCTGCGCCGGGCGCCGGCCCATATGGTGCTCGTTTACGACGAATACGGCCATTTCGAAGGCATCATCACCTCGGGCGACATCCTCGAGGCCATCACCGGCGTGTTCCAGGAGGAAAACGACGAAGAACCTGCGATCGTTGCGCGGGACGACGGTTCTTTCCTGATCGCCGGCTGGATGCCGGTCGACGAATTCTCCGACCAGATGGGGTTTTCGCTCGGGGACGATCCCGGCTACGAGACGGTCGCGGGCTTCGTGCTCGACGAGATGAAACGCCTGCCGGAACTCGGCGAGAGTTTCACCAAGAACGGCTGGACTTTCGAGGTGATCGATCTCGACGGCCGCCGCATCGACAAGCTTCTGGTCAAGCGGTCGGACAAGGTATGA
- a CDS encoding response regulator, with product MKAAGKEVTIVMIEDDEGHARLIEKNVRRAGVNNEIVPFTNGNAALDFILGADRSGNSNQDRHLLILLDLNLPDMSGIDILEKVKSNPHSKRLPVVILTTTDDEREIQRCYDLGANVYITKPVDYDSFAHAIRQLGLFFAVMQIPGQ from the coding sequence ATGAAGGCTGCCGGTAAAGAAGTCACCATCGTGATGATCGAGGACGATGAAGGCCATGCGCGCCTGATCGAAAAGAACGTCCGTCGCGCCGGCGTCAACAACGAGATCGTTCCCTTCACCAACGGCAACGCTGCCCTTGATTTTATCCTCGGCGCGGATCGTTCCGGAAACTCGAATCAGGATCGCCATCTGCTGATCCTCCTCGACCTCAACCTGCCGGACATGTCGGGTATTGACATCCTGGAGAAGGTGAAGTCCAACCCACACTCGAAGCGTTTGCCGGTGGTCATCCTTACGACCACGGACGATGAGCGGGAGATCCAGCGCTGCTACGATCTCGGCGCCAACGTCTACATCACCAAACCGGTGGACTACGACAGTTTTGCGCATGCCATTCGACAGCTCGGGCTGTTCTTTGCCGTGATGCAGATACCCGGACAATAA
- a CDS encoding diguanylate cyclase yields MRINEITNWAYGVTVVLTVLSGGAFMLSAGSANQERVAVEEHLSLDELSEQLALGAEERTDEARLYVMRGQDRHLKAFHDKETEEQGLEQAIKGIKGLGASDAELSALVEVEQDADALDQLEEAAVAAYQNGDLAGAQETLFGPEHDRLQIGLLETVTRFRELVKARTETAVALAQSRSDLWGLAAKTMLAVTAALFLGVLYFVLKRRVAMPLTRMTGIVTRLARQDYAVEVPLDRRQDEIGEMNQAIHIFRENGLERDRLDAERRADQLTKDLILQMMHRLQACQTQGELADVVSRFAPQIFPNLAGRLYVLNDSRTLLAGMGSWLDPKHSAASFPTSACWGLRRGRPHLSNHGQGDISCQHLAESDVAGLCIPLTAQGDTIGLLYFEERPGQDMAAESSRLYLELIAENIGLAVANLQLRDRLTNLSVRDALTGLFNRRCLDETLARHGRAHPGQPLACLMMDIDRFKRFNDEFGHDAGDMVMQYVAQLMLDTVGEAGTCYRFGGEEFTILLPDAAETAAFELAERLRQKIATTPLSHGGRILGLVSVSIGVAGSPAEGPVSTLVTRADAALLEAKASGRNQTVLAGAVKLVDKGNLNSA; encoded by the coding sequence ATGCGTATCAACGAGATCACCAACTGGGCCTATGGCGTCACGGTCGTCTTGACTGTGCTGTCAGGTGGCGCCTTCATGCTGTCTGCCGGAAGCGCCAACCAGGAGCGGGTCGCCGTCGAGGAGCACCTTTCCCTCGACGAGCTTTCCGAACAGCTGGCGCTCGGCGCGGAAGAGCGCACTGATGAAGCGCGGCTTTACGTGATGCGCGGCCAGGACCGGCATCTGAAGGCCTTCCACGACAAGGAGACAGAAGAGCAGGGGCTCGAACAGGCGATCAAGGGCATCAAGGGACTGGGTGCATCCGATGCGGAACTTTCTGCGCTGGTCGAAGTCGAACAGGATGCCGATGCTCTGGATCAACTCGAAGAGGCGGCCGTGGCCGCCTACCAGAACGGCGACTTGGCCGGGGCGCAGGAGACATTGTTCGGTCCCGAGCATGACCGCCTCCAGATCGGGCTCCTGGAAACCGTCACCCGGTTCCGGGAACTGGTAAAGGCGCGCACTGAGACTGCGGTAGCGCTTGCGCAGTCCCGCAGCGACTTGTGGGGTCTTGCGGCAAAGACGATGCTTGCCGTCACCGCAGCACTTTTCCTCGGCGTCCTCTATTTCGTGCTCAAGCGCCGCGTCGCCATGCCGCTCACCCGCATGACCGGCATCGTCACCCGGCTGGCCCGTCAGGACTATGCCGTGGAAGTGCCGCTCGACCGCCGGCAAGACGAGATCGGCGAGATGAACCAGGCTATCCACATCTTCCGCGAAAACGGGCTGGAGCGGGATCGTCTCGATGCCGAGCGCCGCGCCGACCAGCTGACCAAGGATCTCATCCTGCAGATGATGCACCGCCTGCAGGCCTGCCAGACCCAGGGCGAACTGGCAGATGTAGTCTCGCGCTTTGCGCCGCAGATATTCCCCAATCTCGCCGGCCGTCTCTATGTGCTGAACGACAGCCGCACGCTGTTGGCCGGAATGGGCAGCTGGCTGGATCCGAAGCATTCAGCCGCCTCCTTCCCGACTAGCGCCTGCTGGGGCCTGCGCCGTGGGCGACCGCATCTGAGCAACCACGGCCAGGGCGACATTTCCTGTCAGCACCTCGCGGAAAGCGATGTTGCCGGGCTCTGCATACCCCTGACGGCGCAGGGCGATACGATCGGCCTTCTCTATTTCGAAGAACGTCCCGGCCAGGACATGGCAGCGGAAAGTTCGCGTCTCTATCTCGAACTGATCGCCGAGAATATCGGCCTTGCGGTCGCCAACCTGCAGCTTCGCGACCGGCTGACGAACCTTTCGGTGCGCGACGCCCTGACCGGCCTTTTCAACCGTCGCTGCCTTGACGAGACGCTCGCCCGCCATGGGCGCGCCCATCCGGGCCAGCCGCTCGCCTGCCTGATGATGGATATCGACCGCTTCAAGCGCTTCAACGACGAGTTCGGGCACGATGCCGGCGACATGGTGATGCAATATGTCGCGCAGCTGATGCTCGATACCGTCGGAGAGGCGGGAACTTGTTATCGCTTCGGCGGCGAGGAGTTCACGATCCTTCTGCCGGATGCGGCTGAGACCGCCGCCTTCGAGCTTGCCGAGCGGCTGCGGCAGAAGATCGCCACCACGCCACTTTCGCATGGCGGCCGTATCCTCGGGCTCGTCTCCGTTTCGATCGGCGTCGCAGGCTCACCCGCCGAAGGACCGGTTTCGACGCTCGTCACGCGGGCGGACGCAGCCCTCCTGGAAGCCAAGGCCAGCGGACGGAACCAGACGGTTCTGGCTGGGGCCGTGAAGCTGGTGGACAAGGGCAACCTCAACTCGGCTTGA
- a CDS encoding sensor histidine kinase, with the protein MPQTILYVDDDLALARLAERHFARAGYQVVHAVDAASAMAAVEKGGIDAIVLDHYLKTGTGLDILHKLKDQDSVIPVIYVTGSSDATIAIDALKSGASDYVIKTVGEEFWPLMESAIAQGIANAELRRAKEKAEQEIRLGKERAEVLLAEVNHRVANSLALVAALIRLQVSSSKSDDVKAALSETQARISAIAGMHRSLYTSDDVRHVEMDKYLGTLVREVQGSVNGDGGPSIRLDAEPLSLTSDRAVSVGMIVTELLTNALKYAYPAGTEGEVRVLLKRQGEGDALLAVEDDGIGWREGDAPKGTGLGSRIVKSMAATLGSTIHYVPSLAGTRAELTVSLQ; encoded by the coding sequence ATGCCGCAAACCATACTCTATGTCGATGATGATCTCGCGCTTGCCAGATTGGCAGAACGCCATTTCGCGCGGGCTGGTTATCAGGTGGTCCACGCCGTTGACGCGGCATCGGCAATGGCGGCGGTGGAAAAAGGCGGTATCGACGCGATCGTCCTCGACCATTACCTGAAGACCGGAACCGGGCTCGATATCCTTCACAAGCTGAAAGATCAGGACTCGGTCATTCCGGTGATCTACGTCACCGGTTCCAGCGACGCGACGATCGCCATCGATGCGCTGAAGAGCGGCGCATCCGACTATGTCATCAAGACGGTCGGCGAGGAATTCTGGCCGCTGATGGAGAGCGCGATCGCGCAGGGCATCGCCAATGCCGAATTGCGGCGGGCCAAGGAAAAGGCCGAGCAGGAAATTCGCCTGGGCAAGGAGCGCGCCGAGGTTCTGCTCGCCGAGGTTAATCACCGCGTGGCCAACAGCCTGGCGCTGGTCGCGGCACTCATCCGCCTGCAGGTATCCAGCAGCAAGAGCGACGACGTGAAGGCCGCTCTTTCGGAGACGCAGGCGCGCATCAGCGCGATCGCCGGCATGCATCGCAGCCTCTACACATCCGACGACGTCCGGCATGTGGAGATGGACAAATATCTGGGCACGCTGGTGCGTGAAGTCCAGGGCTCCGTCAACGGCGATGGGGGGCCGTCGATCCGCCTCGATGCCGAACCTTTGTCGCTGACCTCCGATCGCGCCGTCTCCGTCGGCATGATCGTCACGGAACTCCTCACCAACGCGCTGAAATATGCCTATCCGGCCGGCACCGAGGGCGAAGTGCGGGTGCTGCTCAAGCGCCAGGGTGAGGGCGATGCGCTTCTCGCCGTCGAAGATGACGGGATCGGTTGGCGTGAGGGCGATGCGCCGAAAGGAACCGGGCTCGGCAGCCGGATCGTCAAGTCCATGGCCGCGACGCTCGGTTCGACGATCCATTATGTGCCCTCTCTTGCCGGCACCCGCGCCGAACTGACGGTCAGCCTTCAATAG
- a CDS encoding TIGR00282 family metallophosphoesterase, producing MRLLFLGDMVGKTGRVAVWEKLPGLVADLKLDFVIVNGENAAGGFGITEDIFLETINAGADVVTTGNHVWDQKEAVSFAGRHEQFLRPANYPAGTPGKGSGIFYARNGARILVANIMGRVFMHPELDDPFKSAETILAAAPLKEQADAIIFDFHAEATSEKQCFGHFVDGRASLVVGTHTHVPTADCQILNGGTGYMSDAGMCGDYDSSLGMDKEEPLNRFISKMPKGRFEAATGPATICGLGIEISDVTGLAEKIEPLRIGPRLAETIPSFWR from the coding sequence ATGCGCCTTTTGTTCCTGGGTGACATGGTGGGCAAGACCGGCCGCGTGGCGGTCTGGGAAAAACTGCCTGGCCTCGTCGCCGACCTGAAGCTCGATTTCGTCATCGTCAACGGCGAGAATGCCGCCGGCGGTTTCGGCATTACCGAGGATATCTTCCTCGAGACGATCAATGCCGGCGCCGACGTGGTGACGACCGGCAACCATGTCTGGGACCAGAAGGAGGCGGTGAGCTTTGCCGGCCGCCACGAGCAATTCCTGCGGCCCGCCAACTATCCCGCCGGCACACCGGGCAAGGGTTCCGGGATCTTCTACGCTCGCAACGGCGCACGTATTCTGGTCGCCAACATCATGGGCCGGGTGTTCATGCATCCCGAGCTCGACGACCCCTTCAAGAGCGCCGAAACGATCCTTGCCGCGGCTCCATTGAAGGAGCAGGCGGACGCTATCATCTTCGATTTTCACGCGGAAGCGACCAGCGAAAAGCAGTGCTTCGGGCATTTCGTCGACGGCCGCGCCAGCCTGGTGGTCGGAACCCATACGCATGTGCCGACCGCCGATTGCCAGATCCTCAACGGCGGCACCGGCTACATGTCGGATGCCGGCATGTGCGGCGATTACGACTCATCGCTTGGCATGGACAAGGAAGAACCGCTCAACCGCTTCATCTCGAAAATGCCGAAGGGCCGTTTCGAGGCGGCGACCGGACCCGCGACCATCTGTGGCCTCGGCATCGAGATTTCCGATGTGACGGGTCTCGCGGAGAAGATCGAGCCGCTGCGGATCGGGCCGCGGCTTGCGGAGACGATCCCGTCGTTCTGGCGGTGA